DNA from Chloracidobacterium sp.:
ACCGCACCCGTTTCGCCTATCTGTAAGTTCTTTGCCTCGACGATCGCTGCTGCCGAGCTCAGGATCGATTCTGCCTCATCGAGACTGACGTCGAGGTATTCGACCAGGTCGTCAAGCGATGTCGACGCAAGAGCTTCGACATCGGTGATTCCTTTTTCTGCAAGCGTTTCGGCCTGGTTCGCAGAAACTCCCTGAAGGGCGGTGATCGGAACTGCCTCGCCGGACGCCATCATCTGACCCATTTGAAGAGCGATCTCTTTCTTCAGGACGTCTTCGCTGACGATATTGATGTCCCATCCGACCAGGCGTGTCGCAAGGCGCACATTCTGCCCCTTCTTACCGATCGCCAGGCTCAGTTGGTCTTCGCCGACGATGACCTCCATCTGACGATTGTTGATGTCGGTGATGCGGACCTGCGACACCTTTGCCGGCGAAAGTGCATTTGCCGCAAAGACCGAAGGCTCATCCGACCATTCGATGATGTCTATCTTCTCGCCTCGAAGCTCTTTGATGATCGATTGCACCCTCGAGCCTTTCATGCCGACGCAGGCGCCGACCGGATCCACATCTTTTTCGTTCGACGCAACGGCGATCTTCGCGCGGTCGCCGGGCTCGCGAACTGCCGATTTGATCACAACGGTCTCATCGTAGATCTCGGGCACCTCCATTTCGAAGAGACGTTTGATCAGCTCCGACGAAGCTCGTGAAACCTTGATCTGCTGGCCCTTCTGTTCTTTCGAAACGTCGACGATGACCACCCTGACGCGTTCACCCTGATTCCATAGTTCGCCTCGCGACTGTTCGCTTCGCGGCAAAACGGCTTCGAGGTTGTTGCCGAGATCGATGATGATGTCGCCTCGCTCGAACCTTTTGACCATTCCGTTGATCAACTCGCCCTTTCGATCGATATATTCGTCATATACCTTTTCGCGGATCGCCTCTCGGACCTTTTGAACCAG
Protein-coding regions in this window:
- the nusA gene encoding transcription termination factor NusA: MTSSIGQSIDALCSEQGLDRDMVIEAMKDAVKAAARKQFRNQDKTGDSIQVDWNNEEGMIEISVQKTVVEEVENPSAELSLTDAQEMAGDEIEVGDMLLIPLPQEEMGRIAAQTAKQILVQKVREAIREKVYDEYIDRKGELINGMVKRFERGDIIIDLGNNLEAVLPRSEQSRGELWNQGERVRVVIVDVSKEQKGQQIKVSRASSELIKRLFEMEVPEIYDETVVIKSAVREPGDRAKIAVASNEKDVDPVGACVGMKGSRVQSIIKELRGEKIDIIEWSDEPSVFAANALSPAKVSQVRITDINNRQMEVIVGEDQLSLAIGKKGQNVRLATRLVGWDINIVSEDVLKKEIALQMGQMMASGEAVPITALQGVSANQAETLAEKGITDVEALASTSLDDLVEYLDVSLDEAESILSSAAAIVEAKNLQIGETGAVEGPEESEGDGETAQESTDQPADSADEIQAEELEPSADVEAAEAETSEPASDETDVAAAEDEPATEPEDAEAAIGEDAATAENEQEKDSNVEDGSASPTAD